One Halostagnicola kamekurae DNA segment encodes these proteins:
- a CDS encoding cob(I)yrinic acid a,c-diamide adenosyltransferase, which yields MNIYTGRGDDGQTDLRTMDRVSKASHRIEAYGTVDELNAVVGTTRPAEYDDLESKLREIQNHLHIVQADFANPDPDEDDPKIEAEHVERLESWIDEYDEELEPLTSFILPSGGDLGSSLHYARTICRRAERRAVALAGEEEINETAVTYLNRLSDALFVFGRVANARDDVPEESPTY from the coding sequence CGGACGATGGACCGGGTGTCGAAAGCGAGCCACCGCATCGAGGCCTACGGCACGGTCGACGAACTGAACGCCGTGGTCGGCACGACTCGCCCCGCCGAATACGACGACCTCGAGTCGAAACTCCGAGAGATTCAGAACCACCTCCACATCGTCCAGGCCGATTTCGCCAACCCCGACCCGGACGAGGACGACCCGAAGATCGAGGCCGAACACGTCGAGCGCCTCGAGTCCTGGATCGACGAGTACGACGAGGAACTCGAGCCCCTGACCTCGTTTATCCTCCCGAGCGGCGGCGACCTCGGCAGCAGTCTCCACTACGCGCGGACGATCTGTCGCCGAGCGGAGCGACGCGCCGTGGCGCTGGCCGGCGAAGAGGAGATCAACGAGACCGCCGTCACGTACCTCAATCGACTCTCCGACGCGCTGTTCGTGTTCGGTCGCGTCGCCAACGCTCGAGACGACGTTCCCGAGGAGAGCCCCACCTACTGA